Proteins from a single region of Hordeum vulgare subsp. vulgare chromosome 6H, MorexV3_pseudomolecules_assembly, whole genome shotgun sequence:
- the LOC123402623 gene encoding lysM domain receptor-like kinase 3, giving the protein MEIDEGKKKETQRRNLYYASKLVGEEGERRGEERKSDELPWSPMVGVRGHQMCKTKSATATAAAPSSMARSSAATTTPTATAHGRRSPRGTNGTHPTSFSTSSAAALSTSSSSAASSLQALKDSLPDLPLLLTFAELAAATKNFSPAHRLAPGSSNSFRCALRGHPAAVFRRALRRDPAEVSARLAVLGHCHHAAIARLYGAAASPDGALFLAYELVPGAAPLSSLLRGANNPSFTPLASWHSRLRLAADACDALSYVHLQAGTVHNRLSSSSVLVCGQGALLRAKLAHFGSADLAGELPDDDDGDKEGRHRRTGSRGRRIEGTRGYMAPELIAGGSPTRRSDVFALGVLLLELVSGQEPVRYELNKATRDYERTSLIESAAAAVAGGGEGGMRQWVDRRLKDSFPVDAAEALTTLALQCVSKDPGARPDMSWVAAKVSKLFLEAQDWADKFRIPTDISISMAPR; this is encoded by the coding sequence atggAAATAGacgaaggaaaaaagaaagaaacccaaaggcgAAACCTTTATTACGCCAGCAAACTGGTCGGCGAGGAAGGAGAGCGGCGTGGGGAAGAAAGAAAGTCCGACGAGCTTCCTTGGTCGCCGATGGTTGGCGTCCGCGGGCATCAGATGTGCAAGACCAAGAGCGCCAcggccaccgccgccgcgccgtcgTCCATGGCCCGCtcctccgccgccaccaccaccccgacGGCCACCGCCCACGGCCGCCGCTCGCCCCGCGGCACCAACGGCACCCACCCGACCTCCTTCTCCACTTCCTCGGCGGCGgcgctctccacctcctcctcctccgcggcctcCTCCCTGCAGGCGCTCAAGGACTCGCTCCCGGACCTCCCGCTCCTCCTCACCTTCGCCGAGCTCGCTGCCgccaccaagaacttctccccggCGCACCGCCTCGCGCCGGGCTCGTCCAATTCGTTCCGATGCGCGCTCCGGGGCCACCCGGCCGCCGTCTTCCGCCGCGCGCTGCGGCGGGATCCGGCCGAGGTGTCCGCCCGGCTCGCGGTCCTCGGCCACTGCCATCACGCCGCCATCGCGCGGCTCTACGGCGCGGCCGCCTCCCCCGACGGCGCCCTCTTCCTCGCCTACGAGCTCGTCCCGGGCGCCGCGCCGCTCTCCTCGCTCCTCCGCGGCGCCAACAACCCGTCCTTCACCCCGCTCGCGTCCTGGCACTCGCGGCTGCGGCTCGCCGCCGACGCCTGCGACGCGCTCAGCTACGTGCACCTGCAGGCCGGGACCGTCCACAAccgtctctcctcctcctccgtcctcGTGTGCGGCCAGGGCGCGCTCCTCCGGGCCAAGCTGGCGCACTTCGGGTCCGCGGACCTCGCCGGGGAGCTCccggacgacgacgacggagACAAGGAGGGCAGGCACCGGCGCACGGGGAGCCGCGGGAGGCGGATCGAGGGCACGCGCGGGTACATGGCGCCGGAGCTGATCGCGGGCGGGTCGCCGACGCGGCGGTCCGACGTGTTCGCGCTGGGCGTGCTGCTGCTGGAGCTGGTGTCGGGGCAGGAGCCGGTGCGGTACGAGCTCAACAAGGCGACCAGGGACTACGAGCGCACGTCGCTGATCGAGAGCGCGGCGGCCGCGGTGGCGGGCGGCGGGGAGGGGGGGATGCGGCAGTGGGTGGACCGGCGGCTCAAGGACTCGTTCCCCGTGGACGCGGCGGAGGCGCTGACGACGCTGGCGCTGCAGTGCGTGTCCAAGGACCCCGGCGCCCGGCCGGACATGTCCTGGGTCGCCGCCAAGGTCTCCAAGCTGTTCCTGGAGGCGCAGGACTGGGCCGACAAGTTCCGCATCCCCACCGACATCTCCATCTCCATGGCTCCCAGGTGA
- the LOC123406244 gene encoding serine/threonine-protein phosphatase PP1, which yields MEKGMDPALLDNIIARLLEVKSLKPGKNAQLSESEIKQLCAASKEIFLAQPNLLELEAPIKICGDVHGQYSDLLRLFEYGGYPPQSNYLFLGDYVDRGKQSLETICLLLAYKVKYPENFFLLRGNHECASVNRIYGFYDECKRRFSVKLWKTFTDCFNCLPVSALIDEKILCMHGGLSPELNKLDQILNLNRPTDVPDTGLLCDLLWSDPSNEAQGWAMNDRGVSYTFGPDKVAEFLEKHDLDLICRAHQVVEDGYEFFADRQLVTIFSAPNYCGEFDNAGAMMSVDETLMCSFQILKPARKMLPGSTNNKSGFKSMRGW from the exons atggagaaggggatggatCCGGCGCTGCTGGACAACATCATCGCCAGGCTGCTGGAGGTGAAGAGCCTCAAGCCCGGGAAGAACGCGCAGCTGTCCGAGTCGGAGATCAAGCAGCTCTGCGCCGCCTCCAAGGAGATCTTCCTCGCGCAGCCCAACCTCCTGGAGCTCGAGGCCCCCATCAAAATCTGCG GTGATGTTCATGGTCAATATTCTGATCTCCTGAGGCTCTTTGAATATGGTGGATATCCTCCTCAGTCCAACTATCTTTTCTTGGGCGATTACGTGGACCGAGGAAAGCAGAGCCTTGAGACAATATGCCTTCTTTTGGCTTATAAGGTCAAGTATCCTGAGAACTTCTTTCTTCTAAGGGGCAACCATGAATGTGCATCAGTAAACCGCATCTATGGATTCTATGATGAGTGCAAGCGCAGATTCAGTGTAAAACTCTGGAAAACGTTTACAGACTGTTTTAACTGCTTACCGGTATCAGCATTGATAGATGAAAAGATTCTATGCATGCATGGAGGTCTTTCTCCAGAGTTGAACAAGCTGGATCAAATACTCAACCTCAATCGCCCCACAGATGTTCCTGATACCGGGCTACTTTGTGACCTTCTTTGGTCCGATCCTTCCAATGAAGCGCAAGGGTGGGCTATGAATGATCGAGGTGTCTCATATACATTTGGACCTGATAAAGTGGCTGAATTCCTTGAGAAGCATGATTTAGACCTCATCTGCCGAGCTCATCAG GTTGTTGAGGATGGTTACGAGTTCTTTGCTGATCGTCAGCTAGTTACAATATTTTCAGCGCCTAATTACTGTGGGGAATTCGATAATGCCGGTGCCATGATGAGTGTAGACGAGACGCTGATGTGCTCCTTCCAAATACTCAAACCTGCAAGGAAAATGTTGCCTGGTTCGACTAATAACAAGTCTGGCTTCAAG TCAATGAGAGGATGGTGA